The window cagccccacgttgcgagcactagagacctctacgccaggcaccgcgaccaggacttcgctcgtgctgtgagtaccctgcatcgcaccattcctttatgttttcatgtctttctcttcgtcaaattttacgaatatttacgaacaaattaaccatgcaggtcgacgacatcaaccgggtcGTCGTTGACGGTTCAACGACGATCCAATGTTTAGGCGTggggattccggtacccgtagaggagcacctgacgacgtacacgcggatggtggagtcgatgcgctcgattctccgagtgctcacctgtcgtgcagacgacgttgctcgggcagacgcagctgtacagcggccacccgtaccgactggtccctgtccagctgcgcacgttcctaggccgactccccctctgcacggaggtaagtatttttattactatttctgtacatgcctcgcacatataagtgagccgtttcacttgccgattgcttcagggtttcgtgcaccgttcagtaccccgccttcctcggctaggccttctgttgtgccccccacaggtacttaaaaaaacaacattacttcgacaatcaatttacatgcattttatgtcttagcttataagggtcccgttgtcgatgtgtaggtttcgcccagttcgctatgacgcaggccgcccacttctcgcaggctgcagggtcagcgtctcaggcagctgcgtcgacctcgcactcagcgcagttctggcagtacaccgggacttcgtcacaggcagccggcacgtcgaatcagggtccaccactggaccatgctaggacctcgtcggaccgctt of the Oryza sativa Japonica Group chromosome 2, ASM3414082v1 genome contains:
- the LOC136355379 gene encoding uncharacterized protein, translated to MVESMRSILRVLTCRADDVARADAAVQRPPVPTGPCPAAHVPRPTPPLHGGFRAPFSTPPSSARPSVVPPTGFAQFAMTQAAHFSQAAGSASQAAASTSHSAQFWQYTGTSSQAAGTSNQGPPLDHARTSSDRLLPSTLLFDITDFDFASGSTEDVISPSQLGGAPPVQTQDQAQATPPRDTRATRAVPPDRFTYS